TTAGCCGCAGTTGTGATCCCAATGATCGTCGCTCCTTTCTCATCCAACTAACCGACCAAGGCCAGAAAAAGATCGAGGCTGTCTTGCCAGAGCACATCGCCAATATCAGCCACATGACTGCTCTCCTATCCCAAAACGACAAAGAAGATTTAGTGCGGATTTTAAAAACTTTCAAAAGGCTGAGCTAAATTATTGCTAATTAGTGACACTTGTTGTAACATAGATAGTAACAAGAGGGAGACCTCTTAAATAAAGATTAAATGGAGGACACATTTATGTCTAAAGTACTATTTATTGTTGGCTCACTTCGTCAAGGTTCATTCAATCATCAGTTGGCAGCACAAGCAGAAAAGGCTCTAGCTGGCAAAGCTGAAGTTTCTTATCTGGACTACAAAGATGTACCATTCTTCAACCAAGACCTCGAAAGTCCAGCTCCAGCTGCTGTTGCCAAGGTTCGTGAAGAAATCCTTGCAGCTGATGCTATCTGGATCTTCTCACCTGTCTACAACTGGGCCATCCCAGGTGTGGTGAAAAACTTGCTTGACTGGACTTCACGCGCACTTGATTTGTCAGACCCAAGCGGCCCTTCTGCCCTCAATGCCAAAGTGGTAACTGT
Above is a window of Streptococcus cristatus ATCC 51100 DNA encoding:
- a CDS encoding NADPH-dependent FMN reductase gives rise to the protein MSKVLFIVGSLRQGSFNHQLAAQAEKALAGKAEVSYLDYKDVPFFNQDLESPAPAAVAKVREEILAADAIWIFSPVYNWAIPGVVKNLLDWTSRALDLSDPSGPSALNAKVVTVSSVANGTSPDEVFKHYRSLLPFIRMNVVDQFTGVGINPEAWGTGQLVLSEDKLAELSAQADALLAAIN